Proteins from one Methanobacterium formicicum genomic window:
- a CDS encoding DUF1802 family protein codes for MDSTNKCLKEWNATIEALGQGKQTILIRSYGTTSDSFLLYPTVSYANKDNFLEGFKPEHQSFVKENALPKKDGNKVAIKYYATVEKIFEKSPSAISRLQKDYIWTSEHVRNYLKGKKAQVWVLRVYKLKEPYMAEPTPGAIKYANLKEKVSLDNIKPVLSDEEFSKVLEI; via the coding sequence ATGGATTCAACCAATAAGTGTCTTAAAGAATGGAATGCAACTATTGAAGCTTTGGGGCAAGGAAAACAAACTATTCTTATTAGATCTTATGGTACTACTTCTGATAGTTTTCTTTTATATCCCACTGTAAGTTATGCAAATAAAGATAATTTTTTAGAAGGTTTCAAGCCAGAGCATCAATCTTTTGTAAAAGAAAATGCACTTCCCAAAAAGGATGGGAATAAAGTTGCAATTAAATATTATGCAACTGTTGAAAAGATTTTCGAAAAGTCTCCTTCTGCTATTTCCAGACTTCAAAAAGATTACATCTGGACCAGTGAACACGTTCGCAATTATCTTAAGGGTAAAAAAGCACAGGTATGGGTTTTGAGGGTTTATAAATTAAAGGAACCATACATGGCTGAACCTACTCCTGGTGCCATTAAATATGCTAATTTGAAGGAAAAAGTTTCCTTAGACAATATCAAGCCTGTACTTAGTGATGAAGAATTCTCAAAAGTTCTTGAAATTTAA
- a CDS encoding DUF262 domain-containing protein has product MDDNNIEAKEVSVGELFSPNFMFKIPIYQRNLSWGSEDFDLLFEDIYDAMNNGQNQYFLGSILLQKTDTKKLYEIVDGQQRLTSLAILLAVLRDYSEDKDKINEYLYQKEDEYKDIPAQIRITPWADLDEIFQKYVYSIDGTNLFLEKFNQNQINYKDTQDPYYHIYEGLKTFKSKLTDIDTTKYLKYLLNNVYMVHIITNTFESAYRLFNVLNARGVPLSTYDLLKSENLGAIQDNNKRENEALKLRNIENTLGLKELDKIIGFIRTIKTQEKAKINVYEEYRGLFDKELLERGSNFINCLDSTSNIYHKKILEPEINTNPQDQNAYKTIIQLMTRFIPNSDWIPPLIAFYEKFNSDKDLLEFTLLLEKKVLVEWMASFSPTERITSLNKIIKLVDISNSPEETIDKLLYYKPKDVTRGRARVLDFSNKEEIQAIITNKLNDPQLYSIFGGKLARYILLRLDMELWDLAAFHGYNGMITVEHILPQNPSKNSEWPTLFTEDESSEFTNKLGNLVLLSGRKNSQARNFDFNKKKDVYFAKKSSSFQITQKIQEYDNWNPKNFKNRHEMLINNFLDIFLV; this is encoded by the coding sequence ATGGATGATAATAACATCGAAGCAAAGGAAGTATCAGTTGGGGAACTTTTTAGCCCTAATTTCATGTTTAAAATACCTATTTATCAAAGAAATTTAAGCTGGGGCAGTGAAGACTTTGATTTACTCTTTGAAGATATTTATGATGCTATGAATAATGGGCAAAATCAGTATTTTTTGGGTTCCATTTTGCTTCAAAAAACTGATACAAAGAAATTATATGAAATAGTAGATGGTCAGCAAAGGCTTACTTCCTTAGCAATTTTATTAGCAGTTTTAAGGGATTATTCTGAAGATAAAGATAAAATCAATGAATATCTCTATCAAAAAGAAGATGAATATAAGGATATACCTGCACAAATTCGCATTACACCCTGGGCAGATCTAGATGAAATATTTCAAAAATATGTTTATTCGATAGATGGTACAAACTTATTTTTAGAGAAATTTAATCAAAACCAAATTAATTATAAAGATACACAAGATCCTTATTATCACATTTATGAAGGTTTAAAAACTTTCAAATCTAAATTAACAGATATTGATACCACTAAATATTTGAAATACCTACTTAATAACGTATATATGGTTCATATCATTACTAACACATTTGAATCAGCTTATCGTCTTTTTAATGTTTTAAATGCTCGTGGAGTGCCATTAAGCACTTATGATCTTTTAAAAAGTGAAAATTTAGGTGCAATCCAAGATAATAATAAAAGAGAAAATGAAGCTCTTAAACTTAGGAATATTGAAAATACATTGGGCCTTAAAGAGCTAGACAAAATAATTGGTTTCATAAGGACTATTAAAACACAAGAAAAAGCTAAGATTAATGTTTATGAAGAATATAGGGGTCTTTTTGATAAAGAACTTCTCGAAAGAGGGTCAAATTTCATTAATTGTTTAGATTCAACGTCGAATATTTATCATAAAAAGATTTTAGAACCTGAAATTAACACAAATCCTCAAGATCAAAATGCATATAAAACAATTATCCAACTCATGACGAGGTTTATACCTAATTCTGATTGGATTCCTCCATTAATTGCATTCTATGAGAAATTTAATTCAGATAAAGATTTGCTTGAATTTACATTACTTCTTGAAAAAAAGGTTTTAGTTGAGTGGATGGCAAGTTTTTCTCCAACTGAACGAATTACAAGCCTTAATAAAATCATTAAATTAGTTGATATTAGTAATTCACCTGAAGAAACAATAGACAAACTTCTTTATTATAAGCCAAAAGATGTTACTCGAGGTAGGGCAAGGGTTTTAGATTTTAGTAATAAAGAAGAAATTCAAGCTATAATTACTAATAAATTAAACGATCCTCAGTTATATTCGATTTTTGGTGGTAAATTAGCCAGATACATTTTATTACGTTTAGATATGGAACTTTGGGATTTAGCAGCTTTTCATGGATATAATGGAATGATCACTGTAGAACATATCCTACCTCAAAATCCGTCTAAAAATAGTGAATGGCCTACATTATTTACAGAAGATGAAAGTAGTGAATTTACAAATAAACTTGGAAATCTGGTTCTTTTAAGTGGTAGGAAAAATTCACAAGCCAGAAATTTCGATTTTAATAAAAAGAAAGATGTTTATTTCGCTAAAAAAAGTTCATCTTTTCAAATTACCCAGAAAATCCAAGAATATGATAATTGGAACCCCAAAAATTTTAAAAATAGGCATGAAATGTTAATTAATAATTTTTTAGATATTTTTTTAGTCTGA
- a CDS encoding AAA family ATPase: MFLNDEDVKYPTLHLSLRVPWHDDQWKGTVCKKPILNNSCLILERIADTRNDPKEDSLAGQSIEEIKPHEWPSCIIERGTFMADFAYSRTVKHPYAKSSRETHGHFKATPLFVPSYTASGVPFRWMLKENFEYYQKNYFLDMNLDWEPEMKFKSSWTQAYENQKALLDCFFEHVEVEKSLCFFYAKRVPFNEQSGRVIVGVGRVKNIGDSVEYDYKSKKPLRGLIWERNIKHSIRPDFEDGFLLPYHQAIEYMDENPESDFNPENITVFAPEGRQLEFSYATEHVTQDGAIETLLACEKALNKAKEYLPGPWNQCIKWIDARLGELWKLRGPYPGLGSALCAFGIDLSNFVASSITSNLPETVDPWDKVDEVFQDPSSHLPQKIASQIGRNHQKAWEKIKKERKDLLKLISRFELSPEQAEIIYDSDKRAELGLEFSDMDILKNPYLIYELTRHLEEKVSFQTVDHGIFTDPNMQSMFPLPEPSYIDTGVDERRVRSLVIDILEKAINEGHTLLPQGELRKRISETPIQPPCNLKKDIFEVVEDFFEGVITKVEMADGTPAYQLNYLNQMGEKIQNTVLKRSKAKRNKIDADWNALLEEKLCSWDEIETDDREIEKLARKEKTAALKELSESRVSVLIGPAGTGKTTLLSVLCNQQDIQNGGILLLAPTGKARVKLEQEMANPNLKAFTIAQFLTKLGGYDWKTSRYLLPTKPPQHFGKTVIIDESSMLTEEMLGAVLASVKGVQRLILVGDHNQLPPIGSGRPFVDIVKRLEPDNFSDPEIKVAPAFAELQIVRRQDGGDRDDLSLAKWFCGCQLEPGEDEIFDLVTGSKESPNIRFIQWNDPEELQDIILNTLLEEIKEINDFKDYNGFNESLGAYKNNKNYTEYSSEGAESWQILSPNKNWPYGVVNLNRLIHKKFRGGLIYHKKNKWDALNPLGFEELIAGDKVINVLNHVRYYYDPNTHKKEKGYLANGEIGIAVRDYKFGLNVEFSSQKDVTYGFAAYEFSEENTTLIELAYALTVHKAQGSEFKTVFLVLPNPSRLLSRELLYTALTRQKERVIILHQGPAVDLKKYTDDIWSDTARRFTNLFEKPSIIELDNRFLENRLINITKRGEAVRSKSEVIIADLLDSNEIDYTYEEKLDIDGVIKYPDFTIHDDDMGVDYYWEHCGMMQNPNYVHRWERKLQWYKDNDILPYENGGGENGTLIVTYDSEKGGISSKDIDELISEVLK; the protein is encoded by the coding sequence TTGTTTCTGAACGACGAAGATGTTAAGTATCCAACTCTTCACCTTTCACTTAGGGTTCCTTGGCACGATGACCAATGGAAGGGTACAGTATGTAAAAAGCCTATACTAAATAATTCATGTCTTATTTTAGAAAGAATAGCGGATACTAGAAATGATCCAAAAGAAGATTCATTAGCGGGCCAATCAATTGAAGAAATAAAACCTCATGAATGGCCATCATGTATTATCGAACGCGGAACTTTCATGGCTGATTTCGCCTACTCACGTACAGTAAAACACCCTTATGCTAAATCTTCACGAGAAACACACGGACATTTCAAAGCTACTCCCCTTTTTGTACCCAGTTACACTGCATCAGGAGTTCCATTCCGTTGGATGCTCAAAGAAAACTTTGAATATTACCAGAAAAACTACTTTTTAGACATGAATCTTGATTGGGAACCGGAAATGAAGTTCAAATCTTCCTGGACCCAAGCTTATGAAAATCAAAAAGCATTATTAGATTGCTTCTTTGAACATGTAGAAGTTGAAAAATCCCTCTGTTTCTTTTATGCTAAACGAGTTCCCTTTAATGAACAATCTGGAAGAGTAATTGTAGGAGTAGGGAGAGTAAAAAACATTGGAGATAGTGTAGAATACGATTATAAATCTAAAAAACCCCTTCGAGGATTAATATGGGAGAGAAATATAAAACATAGTATTCGTCCCGACTTTGAAGATGGTTTCCTCCTACCATATCATCAAGCTATAGAATATATGGATGAAAACCCGGAATCCGATTTTAACCCTGAAAATATCACTGTTTTTGCACCTGAAGGTCGTCAATTGGAGTTTTCCTATGCCACTGAACACGTAACCCAAGATGGAGCCATAGAAACACTACTTGCTTGTGAAAAAGCTTTAAACAAAGCTAAAGAATATTTACCAGGTCCCTGGAACCAATGCATTAAATGGATTGACGCTCGTCTTGGCGAACTTTGGAAACTAAGAGGACCCTATCCAGGTTTAGGGTCAGCATTATGTGCTTTTGGGATAGATTTAAGTAATTTTGTGGCTAGTTCAATCACCAGTAATCTACCTGAAACTGTCGATCCTTGGGATAAAGTAGATGAAGTTTTCCAAGATCCCTCCAGTCATCTTCCTCAAAAAATAGCGAGTCAAATTGGCAGAAATCATCAAAAAGCTTGGGAAAAAATAAAAAAAGAAAGAAAAGACCTCCTGAAACTTATTAGTCGTTTTGAATTATCACCTGAACAAGCTGAAATTATTTATGACTCCGATAAAAGGGCAGAATTAGGCTTGGAATTTTCAGATATGGATATACTTAAAAATCCTTATTTAATTTATGAATTAACAAGACATTTAGAAGAAAAAGTGAGTTTCCAAACTGTTGATCATGGTATATTCACTGATCCTAATATGCAGTCTATGTTTCCATTACCTGAACCCTCTTACATTGACACTGGTGTAGATGAACGTAGAGTGAGATCTTTAGTCATTGACATTTTGGAAAAAGCTATTAACGAAGGCCATACCTTACTTCCTCAAGGAGAACTCCGAAAGAGAATATCAGAAACCCCTATTCAACCACCTTGTAACCTTAAAAAAGATATTTTTGAAGTAGTTGAAGATTTCTTTGAAGGTGTAATTACCAAGGTGGAAATGGCTGATGGAACACCAGCATATCAACTAAATTATCTGAACCAAATGGGCGAAAAAATCCAAAATACTGTCCTCAAAAGGTCAAAGGCTAAAAGGAATAAAATAGATGCCGATTGGAATGCATTGCTAGAAGAAAAATTATGTTCTTGGGATGAAATTGAAACAGACGATCGAGAAATAGAAAAATTAGCCCGTAAAGAAAAAACCGCAGCTTTAAAAGAGTTATCCGAATCTAGAGTTTCAGTTCTCATTGGTCCTGCGGGTACCGGTAAAACCACATTACTATCAGTTCTTTGTAATCAACAAGATATTCAAAATGGTGGAATTCTGTTACTTGCACCTACTGGCAAAGCTAGAGTTAAGTTAGAGCAGGAAATGGCTAATCCCAATCTAAAAGCATTTACCATTGCCCAATTTTTAACGAAATTAGGAGGTTATGACTGGAAAACCAGCCGTTATCTTCTTCCCACTAAACCACCTCAACATTTCGGTAAAACAGTAATCATTGATGAATCCTCTATGCTCACCGAAGAAATGTTAGGTGCAGTTTTAGCATCAGTAAAAGGAGTCCAAAGATTAATTTTAGTAGGAGATCACAATCAACTACCACCTATTGGTTCTGGAAGACCATTTGTTGACATTGTTAAACGACTAGAACCAGATAATTTTTCTGATCCTGAAATTAAAGTTGCCCCTGCATTTGCTGAACTCCAAATTGTTCGCAGGCAGGATGGAGGGGATCGTGATGACTTATCACTTGCTAAATGGTTCTGTGGATGTCAGCTTGAACCTGGAGAGGATGAAATATTTGACTTAGTAACCGGTTCAAAAGAATCTCCCAATATACGATTTATTCAATGGAATGACCCCGAAGAATTACAAGATATAATTTTAAACACACTTCTAGAAGAAATCAAAGAAATTAATGATTTTAAGGACTACAATGGTTTCAATGAGTCTTTAGGAGCATATAAAAACAACAAAAATTACACTGAATATTCTTCTGAAGGTGCAGAATCTTGGCAAATTCTCTCACCCAATAAAAACTGGCCTTATGGAGTTGTAAACCTTAACCGTTTAATCCATAAGAAATTTAGGGGAGGATTAATCTATCATAAAAAAAATAAATGGGATGCCTTAAATCCATTAGGATTTGAGGAATTAATAGCTGGAGATAAAGTAATTAACGTTTTAAATCACGTTAGATATTATTATGATCCTAATACTCATAAAAAAGAGAAAGGATATCTCGCTAACGGCGAAATTGGTATTGCAGTTCGTGATTATAAATTCGGTTTAAATGTCGAATTTTCATCCCAAAAAGATGTCACTTATGGTTTTGCAGCATATGAGTTTAGTGAAGAAAACACAACTTTAATAGAATTAGCATATGCCTTAACAGTTCACAAGGCCCAGGGCAGCGAATTTAAAACTGTTTTTTTAGTTTTACCAAATCCTAGTAGATTATTATCTAGAGAATTATTGTACACGGCCTTAACTCGTCAAAAAGAGAGAGTTATAATTCTTCATCAGGGTCCAGCAGTAGATCTTAAAAAATACACTGATGATATTTGGTCTGACACAGCTCGCAGATTCACTAACCTATTTGAGAAACCATCAATTATTGAACTTGACAACAGATTCCTAGAAAATCGTTTGATCAACATAACTAAACGCGGAGAAGCAGTTAGGTCAAAATCTGAAGTAATTATCGCTGATCTATTGGATAGTAACGAGATAGATTACACTTATGAAGAAAAATTAGATATTGATGGTGTAATTAAATATCCTGATTTCACTATTCATGATGATGATATGGGTGTCGATTATTATTGGGAACACTGTGGAATGATGCAAAACCCTAATTATGTCCATCGCTGGGAGAGAAAACTTCAATGGTACAAAGATAACGATATTTTACCTTATGAAAATGGTGGGGGAGAGAATGGAACTCTGATAGTAACTTATGATAGTGAAAAAGGAGGAATTTCTTCTAAGGATATTGATGAGCTTATTTCAGAAGTTCTAAAATAG
- a CDS encoding DUF365 domain-containing protein, translated as MKIVAVSHPIPTEYAERIYDDGKTVFVGKSYLGKVSPGDKFIIYESHGAKAYTGWADIVSIGKQTTNTITRKYGDKLMITKEEFQEYVKGRPEMNVIEFENFEKFNKPVVPKRFVAVSGKYIYEDEFKTITKNKG; from the coding sequence ATGAAAATAGTAGCTGTATCACATCCAATACCAACTGAATATGCAGAACGAATATATGACGATGGAAAAACTGTCTTTGTAGGTAAATCTTATTTAGGTAAGGTTTCTCCAGGAGATAAATTCATTATCTATGAATCTCACGGGGCTAAAGCCTATACTGGCTGGGCAGATATTGTATCCATTGGAAAACAAACAACAAACACCATCACCCGGAAGTATGGTGATAAATTAATGATTACCAAAGAAGAATTTCAGGAATATGTTAAAGGTCGTCCTGAAATGAATGTTATTGAATTTGAGAACTTCGAAAAATTCAATAAACCAGTAGTTCCTAAGCGTTTCGTTGCAGTTTCCGGCAAATACATCTACGAGGATGAATTTAAGACAATAACTAAAAATAAAGGTTGA
- a CDS encoding helicase-related protein encodes MKAPKMLDNKKNGTVHEELRENLQKGSKLSIISAYFTIYAYYELRNELNKIDDMRFIFTKPSFLKNDNEQYREYYIDKNFERDLFVNEFEIKLRNEMKQSHIARECAQWLEDKAQIKSFKNINSAQPRMVYIENPEENVLINGSVDFTTDGLGITPSNRSDFNSCMYGKEATFHYLQNFNELWDDKSLVDDVKQKVLEQMQVMYKENPGEFIYFVTMYNIFRDYLDELTEENIVKTRTGFKETQIWNKLYKFQKDAVIGAIDKMEKHNGCILADSVGLGKTFTALAVIKYYELRNDRVLVLVPKKLRENWTIYTKNDLRNLFLEDRFNYDVLNHTDLSRYDGISGEINLKTINWSNYDLIVIDESHNFRNNPSFKDRITRYERLMNDIIKSGVKTKVLMLSATPVNNRMNDIKNQISFITEDRDNAFEDIGLDSVQKVLSNAQMVFNAWSKLEDEERTGEKFVDMMNLDYFKLLDTLTIARSRKHIEKYYNLDEVGRFPIRKNPINQYSDIDTEHEFPPLKEVNSSIKRLKLAIYSPLEYLLPDKREAYSEKYDMLVGEGHAVFKQTDRERQVVELMRINMLKRMESSIHSFKLTIATLLDKISYLVEKIETNDINFDPTVDISLIDPDEEEYDDMMFGKKKKVLFKDMDLIKWKQDLVADKEKLTYILREASQITPGRDAKLQDLKKIIHHKLHHPINDNNKKIVIFTAFADTAKYLYENLSEWALNDYNLYTALVTGSDENKTTLKGIGATDINNILTNFSPISKERAKINSKLKDEIDILIGTDCISEGQNLQDCDYLINYDIHWNPVRIIQRFGRIDRIGSINDEIQLVNFWPNMELDEYIKLKGRVENRMVMVDVSATGEENIIEDGNKKKMNDLEYRKKQLTRLQEEVIDLEDVSGGISITDLTFNDFKIDLMEYMKENRQELEEAPTGIYSIVEIDDSLKESVKPGVIFTLRQVKGFGKTKDQNPLYPFFLTYITNDGEVKLSYLHVKKILDYYKKLCLGEKEVLLELVNEFNQETNDGQDMQLYSDLLADCIDNILGKKEEIGVNSLFHRGGTSPVKNTRTGLEEFELVTFLILR; translated from the coding sequence TTGAAAGCACCAAAAATGTTAGATAACAAAAAAAATGGAACTGTACACGAGGAATTGAGAGAAAACCTCCAAAAAGGTTCTAAGCTTTCAATAATTTCTGCTTATTTTACCATTTATGCCTATTATGAGTTAAGGAATGAACTCAATAAAATTGATGACATGCGATTTATTTTTACTAAACCTAGTTTTCTTAAAAATGATAATGAACAGTATAGGGAATATTACATTGATAAAAATTTTGAAAGAGACCTTTTTGTCAATGAATTTGAGATTAAACTTCGAAATGAAATGAAACAAAGCCATATTGCCCGTGAATGTGCTCAATGGCTTGAAGATAAAGCTCAAATTAAATCTTTTAAAAACATTAACTCAGCCCAGCCAAGAATGGTTTATATCGAGAATCCTGAAGAAAACGTTTTAATAAATGGGAGTGTTGATTTTACAACTGATGGTTTGGGAATCACACCTTCTAATCGTTCTGATTTTAACTCATGTATGTACGGCAAAGAAGCTACTTTCCATTATCTGCAAAACTTCAATGAACTATGGGATGATAAATCTCTGGTTGATGATGTGAAACAAAAAGTCCTAGAACAGATGCAGGTGATGTATAAAGAGAATCCTGGTGAGTTCATCTACTTTGTGACTATGTATAACATTTTCAGAGATTATCTTGATGAATTAACTGAAGAAAATATTGTTAAAACACGAACTGGTTTTAAAGAGACTCAAATCTGGAATAAACTCTATAAATTCCAGAAAGATGCCGTTATTGGTGCCATTGACAAAATGGAAAAACACAATGGATGTATATTAGCAGATAGTGTTGGTTTGGGAAAAACCTTCACTGCATTAGCTGTGATTAAATATTATGAACTTCGAAATGATCGAGTTTTAGTGTTAGTCCCAAAGAAGTTAAGGGAAAACTGGACTATTTACACCAAAAATGACCTTCGAAACCTATTTTTAGAAGATAGATTTAATTATGATGTCTTAAATCACACTGACTTAAGTCGGTATGATGGAATTTCAGGAGAAATTAATTTAAAAACCATTAACTGGTCAAATTATGATTTGATTGTCATTGATGAATCCCATAATTTCAGAAATAATCCTTCCTTTAAAGATCGAATAACTCGTTATGAAAGATTAATGAATGATATTATCAAATCAGGGGTGAAAACAAAAGTCCTCATGCTTTCAGCAACTCCTGTAAACAACCGGATGAATGATATAAAGAATCAAATTTCTTTCATAACTGAAGATCGGGATAATGCATTTGAAGATATAGGTTTGGATAGTGTTCAAAAAGTTTTGAGTAATGCCCAGATGGTTTTCAATGCATGGTCTAAATTGGAGGATGAAGAAAGAACCGGGGAAAAATTCGTTGATATGATGAATTTAGACTATTTTAAGTTGCTCGATACTCTAACCATTGCCAGATCTCGAAAACATATTGAAAAATATTACAACTTAGATGAAGTTGGAAGATTCCCAATTCGCAAAAATCCCATAAATCAATATTCTGATATAGATACTGAACATGAATTCCCACCTCTTAAAGAGGTTAACAGTTCCATTAAGAGATTAAAACTTGCTATTTATTCTCCTTTAGAGTATTTATTGCCTGATAAGCGTGAAGCTTACAGTGAAAAATATGATATGTTGGTGGGTGAAGGTCACGCAGTTTTCAAGCAAACTGATCGCGAAAGGCAAGTAGTGGAATTAATGCGAATTAACATGTTGAAACGTATGGAAAGTTCCATTCATTCGTTTAAACTTACCATAGCTACCTTGCTGGATAAAATATCTTATTTAGTCGAAAAAATTGAAACTAACGATATTAACTTTGATCCTACTGTAGATATCAGCCTTATTGATCCGGATGAGGAAGAATATGATGATATGATGTTTGGAAAGAAAAAGAAAGTTCTTTTCAAAGACATGGACCTCATAAAATGGAAACAGGATTTGGTTGCAGATAAAGAAAAACTTACCTATATTCTACGTGAAGCTAGTCAAATCACCCCTGGTCGTGATGCTAAACTTCAAGACTTAAAAAAGATAATTCACCATAAACTACATCACCCCATAAATGATAATAACAAAAAAATAGTTATATTCACAGCATTTGCAGATACAGCCAAATATCTATATGAAAACTTATCTGAATGGGCTTTAAATGATTATAATTTATATACTGCTTTGGTAACTGGTTCTGATGAGAACAAAACAACCCTTAAAGGGATTGGAGCTACTGATATTAACAATATTTTAACTAATTTTTCTCCAATTTCCAAAGAACGTGCCAAAATTAACAGTAAACTAAAAGATGAAATAGACATTCTTATAGGAACTGATTGTATATCTGAAGGTCAAAACCTCCAGGACTGTGATTATCTTATTAATTATGATATTCACTGGAATCCTGTCCGTATTATTCAACGTTTTGGTCGTATTGATCGTATCGGTTCCATAAATGATGAAATTCAACTGGTGAATTTCTGGCCCAACATGGAATTAGATGAATACATTAAACTCAAAGGCCGTGTTGAAAACCGTATGGTTATGGTTGACGTGTCAGCTACGGGCGAAGAAAACATCATTGAAGATGGCAATAAAAAGAAAATGAATGACCTGGAATACAGGAAAAAACAGCTAACACGACTTCAAGAGGAAGTAATAGATTTAGAAGATGTTTCTGGCGGTATTTCAATTACAGATCTTACCTTTAATGACTTTAAGATTGATCTTATGGAATATATGAAAGAAAACCGTCAAGAACTGGAAGAAGCACCCACTGGCATTTATTCCATAGTTGAAATTGACGATTCTCTAAAAGAAAGCGTTAAACCAGGTGTTATTTTCACTTTAAGGCAAGTTAAAGGATTTGGTAAGACCAAAGACCAGAACCCATTATATCCCTTCTTTTTGACATATATCACTAATGATGGTGAAGTAAAACTAAGTTATCTCCATGTTAAAAAGATACTTGATTATTATAAGAAGCTTTGTTTGGGGGAAAAAGAGGTTTTGCTGGAATTAGTCAATGAGTTTAATCAAGAAACCAATGATGGGCAGGACATGCAATTGTATTCGGATTTACTAGCAGATTGTATTGATAACATCTTGGGTAAAAAAGAAGAAATTGGGGTTAACAGCCTATTTCATAGAGGTGGCACATCCCCAGTTAAAAATACCAGAACTGGACTGGAAGAATTTGAACTCGTAACATTCCTTATATTAAGATAA